One Spinacia oleracea cultivar Varoflay chromosome 4, BTI_SOV_V1, whole genome shotgun sequence DNA segment encodes these proteins:
- the LOC110779380 gene encoding protein translation factor SUI1 homolog 2, producing the protein MVDLDIQIPATFDPFLDAESEAPGAKEYVHIRIQQRNGKKSLTTVQGLKKDFSYEKILKDLKKEFCCNGNVVQDKELGKVIQLQGDQRKKVANFLTQAGLVKKDRIKIHGF; encoded by the coding sequence ATGGTTGATCTAGACATCCAGATTCCCGCAACATTTGACCCATTTTTAGACGCCGAGTCGGAGGCTCCTGGGGCGAAAGAGTATGTGCATATTCGTATTCAGCAAAGGAATGGAAAGAAAAGCTTGACGACTGTTCAAGGGCTGAAGAAAGATTTCAGCTACGAAAAGATATTGAAAGATCTCAAGAAAGAGTTTTGCTGTAATGGGAATGTTGTCCAGGACAAGGAGCTAGGGAAGGTTATCCAACTGCAAGGTGATCAGCGCAAGAAGGTTGCCAATTTCCTCACGCAGGCCGGCCTTGTCAAGAAAGATCGGATCAAGATTCATGGTTTTTAA